A portion of the Stella humosa genome contains these proteins:
- a CDS encoding histidine phosphatase family protein yields the protein MRAALRRLLLAALMLATMPAAPAGAAGLRAAVVGTPEGDALVARLRAGGLVLFFRHADTIGMPCDRSFRIGDRDGQRNISTRGQEQARRIGTVLRDLAVPLARPILAGPVFRARDTAEIAFGDDHVQVTDDLLADDYAGGKLDQVLAGHRRLLAEAPPAGANRVLVGHRTPAIMVLGPAVGGDALPEGAALVIEPASDGPRILGILAAAPVAGGGFHGC from the coding sequence GTGAGGGCGGCCCTGCGCCGGCTGCTGCTGGCCGCATTGATGCTTGCCACGATGCCGGCGGCCCCGGCCGGGGCCGCCGGCCTGCGCGCCGCCGTGGTCGGCACGCCGGAGGGGGACGCCCTGGTGGCGCGCCTGCGGGCGGGTGGGCTCGTCCTGTTCTTCCGCCACGCCGATACGATCGGCATGCCGTGCGACCGCAGCTTCCGCATCGGCGACCGCGACGGCCAGCGCAACATCTCCACCCGCGGGCAGGAGCAGGCGCGGCGCATCGGCACCGTGCTGCGCGACCTCGCGGTGCCGCTGGCGCGGCCCATCCTGGCCGGGCCGGTGTTCCGGGCGCGCGACACGGCCGAGATCGCCTTCGGCGACGACCATGTCCAGGTGACGGACGACCTGCTGGCCGACGACTATGCCGGCGGGAAGCTCGACCAGGTGCTGGCCGGCCATCGCCGGTTGCTGGCGGAAGCCCCGCCGGCCGGTGCCAACCGGGTGCTGGTAGGCCACCGCACGCCGGCGATCATGGTGCTGGGGCCCGCCGTCGGCGGCGACGCTCTGCCCGAGGGTGCGGCCCTGGTGATCGAGCCGGCAAGCGACGGCCCACGCATCCTGGGCATCCTGGCCGCCGCCCCCGTTGCCGGAGGCGGCTTCCACGGCTGCTGA
- a CDS encoding aspartate-semialdehyde dehydrogenase: MSPDQHFAAAADLSAHTRLPASPRLPANPAVAIVGATGAVGVELLACLEDRGFPLSSLRLLASPRSAGKTAVFRDRTLAIEALGENSFAGIDLALFSAGSGISRQYAPIAAAAGAVVVDNSSAFRMDDAVPLVVPEVNQAASEGHRGIIANPNCVAIIAAVPLWPLHRLSPIARVIASTYQAASGAGAAAMEELRASTAAYLEGRHYANTVLAHPYAFNLFSHDTAVDPATGSNGEEAKVMQELRKIMALPDLRVGITCVRVPVLRAHSIAMTVEFERPVGLDEVRAALSAAPGVRLVDDVAGNHFPMPREASGQGDVLVGRIRHDASDPSGRSVMLFVAGDQLLKGAALNAVQIAERLLP, from the coding sequence ATGAGTCCGGACCAGCATTTCGCCGCGGCGGCAGACCTTTCCGCCCATACCCGGCTTCCCGCCAGCCCCAGGCTTCCCGCGAACCCCGCCGTTGCCATCGTCGGCGCCACCGGCGCGGTCGGCGTCGAGCTGCTCGCCTGCCTGGAGGATCGCGGCTTTCCCTTGTCCAGCCTGCGCCTGCTGGCCTCGCCGCGCTCGGCCGGCAAGACGGCCGTCTTCCGCGACCGGACGCTGGCGATCGAGGCGCTGGGCGAGAACAGCTTCGCCGGCATCGACCTGGCCCTGTTCTCGGCCGGCAGCGGCATCTCGCGCCAGTACGCGCCGATCGCGGCCGCCGCGGGCGCGGTCGTCGTCGACAATTCCTCGGCCTTCCGCATGGACGACGCCGTGCCGCTGGTGGTGCCGGAGGTGAACCAGGCGGCATCCGAAGGCCATCGCGGCATCATCGCCAACCCCAACTGCGTGGCGATCATCGCCGCCGTGCCGCTGTGGCCGCTGCACCGGCTGAGCCCGATCGCGCGCGTGATCGCTTCCACCTACCAGGCGGCCTCTGGCGCTGGGGCGGCCGCCATGGAGGAGCTGCGCGCCTCGACCGCGGCCTATCTGGAGGGGCGCCACTACGCCAACACCGTGCTGGCCCACCCCTATGCCTTCAACCTCTTCAGCCACGACACGGCGGTCGACCCGGCCACCGGCAGCAATGGCGAGGAGGCCAAGGTGATGCAGGAACTGCGCAAGATCATGGCGCTGCCGGACCTGCGCGTCGGCATCACCTGCGTGCGCGTGCCCGTCCTGCGCGCCCACTCGATCGCCATGACGGTGGAGTTCGAACGCCCGGTCGGCCTGGACGAGGTCCGCGCTGCCCTGTCGGCCGCCCCCGGCGTGCGCTTGGTGGACGACGTCGCCGGCAACCACTTCCCGATGCCGCGCGAGGCATCCGGCCAGGGCGATGTGCTGGTGGGCCGCATCCGCCACGACGCGAGCGACCCATCGGGCCGCTCGGTCATGCTGTTCGTGGCGGGCGACCAGTTGCTGAAGGGGGCGGCGCTGAACGCCGTCCAGATCGCCGAGCGCCTGCTGCCGTAG
- a CDS encoding amidase: MAFKEYDQYDALGLAALIRDGKVSVAEVMEAAIARIEAIDPKLNAVSHRQFDRARREARLGLPQGPFHGVPFLLKDLYALDAGEPSGNGSRLYDGFLADHNSEIVTRLRSSGLAVLGRSNSPEFGLVPTTEPTRFGPTRNPWNIERSAGGSSGGGAAAVAARMVPIAHATDGGGSIRIPASACGLVGLKPTRARCPMGPDVGEGWNGLSAGLVVSRSVRDTAAALDAVEGPAVGDPYACPPKARPFLSEVGAAPGRLRIALSTTVPADVTIHPDCMKALHDAAKLCAEMGHVVEEADPPIDHDALWEAFATIIASNVATTINFREASLGRAARPDELERATWAFAEMGRTKVTGADYARAIIIIHALGRRLGNFMERYDVMLTPTLAKPPVRLGEIDMMDMDQDRYRANLRAYIPFTPVENAAGLPAISLPLAWNDEGLPIGIHFVGRFGDEATLLRLAAQLELARPWDKRRPPIS; encoded by the coding sequence ATGGCGTTCAAGGAATACGACCAGTACGACGCGCTCGGCCTGGCGGCGTTGATCCGCGACGGCAAGGTGTCGGTGGCCGAGGTGATGGAAGCGGCGATCGCCCGCATCGAGGCGATCGACCCCAAGCTGAACGCCGTGTCCCACCGCCAGTTCGACCGGGCCCGGCGCGAGGCCCGGCTGGGCCTGCCGCAGGGGCCGTTCCACGGCGTCCCCTTCCTGCTGAAGGACCTCTACGCGCTGGATGCCGGCGAGCCGAGCGGCAACGGCAGCCGGCTCTATGACGGCTTCCTGGCCGACCACAATTCCGAGATCGTCACCCGCCTGCGCAGTTCCGGGCTGGCGGTGCTGGGGCGCAGCAACTCGCCCGAATTCGGCCTGGTGCCGACGACCGAGCCCACCCGCTTCGGGCCGACTCGGAATCCCTGGAACATTGAGCGCTCGGCTGGCGGGTCGAGCGGCGGCGGGGCGGCGGCGGTCGCCGCCCGCATGGTACCGATCGCGCATGCGACCGACGGCGGCGGCTCCATCCGCATCCCGGCCTCGGCCTGCGGCCTGGTCGGGCTGAAGCCGACTCGCGCACGCTGCCCGATGGGGCCCGACGTCGGCGAGGGCTGGAACGGCCTGTCGGCCGGCCTGGTCGTCAGCCGCAGCGTCCGCGACACGGCAGCCGCCCTCGACGCGGTCGAGGGGCCGGCGGTGGGCGACCCCTATGCCTGCCCGCCCAAGGCGCGGCCGTTCCTGTCGGAGGTGGGGGCCGCACCCGGCCGGCTGCGCATCGCGCTGTCGACCACGGTGCCGGCCGACGTCACCATCCATCCCGACTGCATGAAGGCGTTGCACGACGCGGCGAAGCTCTGCGCCGAGATGGGCCATGTCGTGGAGGAGGCCGACCCGCCGATCGACCACGACGCCCTGTGGGAGGCGTTCGCCACCATCATCGCCTCCAACGTCGCCACCACGATCAATTTCCGCGAGGCCTCGCTCGGCCGCGCCGCCCGGCCCGACGAGCTGGAGCGCGCCACCTGGGCCTTCGCCGAGATGGGGCGGACCAAGGTGACGGGGGCCGACTATGCCCGCGCCATCATCATCATCCACGCGCTCGGGCGGCGCCTGGGCAACTTCATGGAGCGCTACGACGTCATGCTGACGCCGACCCTGGCCAAGCCGCCGGTGCGCCTGGGCGAGATCGACATGATGGACATGGACCAGGATCGCTACCGCGCGAACCTGCGCGCCTACATCCCCTTCACCCCGGTGGAGAACGCGGCCGGCCTGCCCGCCATCTCGCTGCCGCTCGCCTGGAACGACGAGGGGCTGCCGATCGGCATCCATTTCGTCGGCCGCTTCGGCGACGAGGCGACGCTGCTGCGGCTGGCGGCCCAGCTCGAGCTCGCCCGCCCCTGGGACAAGCGGCGGCCGCCGATCTCCTGA
- a CDS encoding glutathione S-transferase family protein: MRMLHHFWLSAPSRKVRIALREKDIPFETTLEKPWEQRPELLALNPSGEVPVLVEPQGFALADGQAICEFLEEVYPQRPLMPREVRARAEVRRLIGWFDGKFAREVTDTLVGEKMIKRMTRRDTPNSALIRLGLSSIRHHLAYIGELAERRRWLGGDEFSLADITAAAHLSAVDYLGDVPWSECEPAKDWYARIKSRPSFRPILADHLPGAPPPPHYADLDF; encoded by the coding sequence ATGCGGATGCTTCATCATTTCTGGCTTTCGGCCCCCTCGCGCAAGGTGCGGATCGCGCTGCGCGAGAAGGACATTCCTTTCGAGACCACGCTGGAGAAGCCGTGGGAGCAGCGGCCCGAGCTGTTGGCGCTCAACCCGTCCGGCGAGGTGCCGGTGCTGGTCGAGCCGCAGGGCTTCGCCCTGGCCGATGGCCAGGCCATCTGCGAGTTCCTGGAGGAGGTCTATCCGCAACGCCCGCTGATGCCGCGCGAGGTACGGGCGCGGGCGGAGGTGCGGCGCCTGATCGGCTGGTTCGACGGCAAGTTCGCGCGCGAGGTCACCGACACGCTGGTCGGCGAGAAGATGATCAAGCGCATGACCCGGCGCGACACGCCGAACTCGGCCCTGATCCGGCTCGGCCTGTCGTCGATCCGCCACCACCTGGCTTATATCGGCGAGCTGGCCGAGCGGCGGCGCTGGCTGGGTGGCGACGAATTCTCGCTGGCCGACATCACGGCAGCCGCCCACCTGTCGGCGGTGGACTATCTGGGCGACGTGCCGTGGAGCGAGTGCGAGCCCGCCAAGGACTGGTATGCGCGCATCAAGTCGCGGCCGAGCTTCCGCCCCATCCTGGCCGACCATCTGCCGGGCGCGCCGCCGCCGCCGCACTACGCCGACCTGGATTTCTGA
- a CDS encoding tetratricopeptide repeat protein: MVTTPTRLALAALALLLTATPSLAQGQRPAASRQPPPAAAPAPPAQQANNEEYTRCMRQARTQGTEAFEAATAWEGRGGGLQARHCAAVALLTLGQPAEAAIRLERLGTTGQGDAIRVRVELLSQAAQAWLAARMPERAHAVLTQAVKIAPDDADLWIDRGVVLGSARNYWEAIDDLNRAIELAPRRADPLVLRATAYRWVGSLELAEEDLARALTLDPRSVDALLERGIIRRLRNDATQARADWIQVLRLAPDGPAGDAARANLEKLDVKVEPGTGQQPARR; this comes from the coding sequence ATGGTGACCACCCCGACCCGACTCGCCCTGGCGGCGCTGGCGCTGCTTCTGACCGCAACGCCGTCGTTGGCCCAGGGCCAGCGTCCGGCCGCGAGCCGCCAGCCGCCGCCGGCCGCCGCCCCCGCGCCGCCCGCGCAGCAGGCCAACAACGAGGAATACACGCGCTGCATGCGCCAGGCCCGCACCCAGGGGACCGAGGCGTTCGAGGCGGCAACGGCGTGGGAGGGCCGCGGCGGCGGGCTGCAAGCGCGCCATTGCGCGGCCGTCGCCCTGCTGACGCTGGGCCAGCCGGCGGAGGCCGCGATCCGGCTGGAGCGGCTGGGCACGACGGGCCAGGGCGATGCGATCCGCGTCCGGGTCGAGCTGCTGTCGCAGGCGGCCCAGGCCTGGCTGGCGGCGCGCATGCCCGAGCGCGCCCACGCGGTGCTGACCCAGGCGGTGAAGATCGCGCCCGACGACGCCGACCTGTGGATCGACCGCGGCGTCGTGCTGGGATCGGCCAGAAACTACTGGGAGGCGATCGACGACCTCAATCGGGCGATCGAGCTGGCGCCGCGCCGCGCCGACCCGCTGGTGCTGCGGGCCACGGCCTATCGCTGGGTCGGCAGCCTGGAGCTGGCGGAGGAGGATCTGGCCCGGGCGCTCACACTCGACCCGCGGTCGGTCGACGCGCTGCTGGAGCGCGGCATCATCCGCCGCCTGCGCAACGACGCCACCCAGGCGCGGGCCGACTGGATCCAGGTGCTGCGGCTGGCCCCGGACGGGCCGGCCGGCGACGCCGCCCGCGCCAACCTGGAGAAGCTCGACGTGAAGGTGGAGCCGGGCACCGGCCAGCAGCCGGCCAGGCGCTGA
- a CDS encoding SDR family oxidoreductase produces the protein MDPSSPRLFCFGLGYVGLAVARDRLAAGWRVAGTARDPGRLARAAAAGIEVHRFAGDAPLDPAVLAGTTHLISTAAPDGARDPVLAALAPAIRALPGLQWVGYLSSTGVYGDRGGGWVDEDVAPQPSGPRGRHRLQAEEAWRDLWRHHGSPVHVFRLAGIYGPGRSAIDQMRAGAARRIVKPGQFFSRIHRDDIVAVLRASMAAPRPGSVYNLADDLPAAPDEVVAYAAGLLGVDPPPAEPYAEAEATMSPMARSFYADNRRISNRRIRQDLGVALAYPTYREGLSAIAATLPAPGPSGG, from the coding sequence ATGGATCCATCCTCTCCGAGACTGTTCTGCTTCGGTCTGGGCTATGTCGGCTTGGCCGTCGCCCGCGACCGCCTGGCGGCGGGCTGGCGGGTCGCCGGTACCGCGCGCGATCCGGGTCGGCTGGCGCGGGCGGCGGCCGCGGGCATCGAAGTCCACCGCTTTGCCGGCGATGCGCCGCTCGACCCCGCCGTGCTGGCCGGCACCACGCACCTTATATCGACTGCCGCCCCCGACGGCGCCCGCGACCCGGTCCTGGCCGCCCTGGCACCGGCCATCCGCGCGCTGCCGGGCCTGCAATGGGTCGGCTACCTGTCCTCGACCGGCGTCTATGGCGACCGCGGCGGCGGCTGGGTGGACGAGGACGTGGCGCCGCAGCCCAGCGGCCCGCGCGGCCGCCATCGTCTGCAGGCCGAGGAGGCGTGGCGCGACCTCTGGCGCCATCATGGAAGCCCGGTCCATGTCTTCCGCCTGGCCGGCATCTACGGCCCCGGCCGCAGCGCCATCGACCAGATGCGCGCCGGGGCAGCCCGGCGCATCGTCAAGCCGGGCCAGTTCTTCTCGCGCATCCATCGCGACGACATCGTGGCCGTGCTGCGCGCGTCGATGGCCGCCCCCCGGCCAGGGTCGGTCTACAATCTGGCCGACGACCTGCCGGCCGCACCCGACGAGGTGGTGGCCTATGCCGCCGGCCTGCTGGGTGTCGACCCGCCGCCGGCTGAGCCCTATGCCGAGGCGGAGGCGACGATGTCGCCGATGGCGCGCTCCTTCTATGCCGACAACCGCCGCATCTCGAACCGGCGCATCCGGCAGGACCTCGGGGTGGCGCTTGCCTACCCGACCTATCGCGAAGGGCTGTCGGCGATCGCGGCGACACTGCCCGCACCCGGCCCGTCCGGCGGCTGA
- a CDS encoding alpha/beta fold hydrolase, protein MDEGFIEQMGERIAYVRTAGTGPGVVFLGGFMSDMTGTKATALEAACRAAGRPFLRFDYRGHGQSSGRFVDGTIGAWADDAILALDRLTSGPQILVGSSMGGWLMLLAALARPGRVAGLVGLAAAPDFTEDLMWNEFPEPVRRTLLRDGVWNEPSEYGDEPYPITLRLIEEGRRHLVLRDTLPIACPLRLIHGLQDRDVPWQVSQRLLEHIDATDAALTLVKEGDHRLSRPPDLARLVDTVTALADQAAAELAEAGQPPDGPGAGSVAAIADSPSR, encoded by the coding sequence ATGGACGAAGGCTTCATCGAACAGATGGGCGAGCGGATCGCCTATGTCCGCACGGCCGGCACCGGGCCGGGCGTGGTGTTCCTGGGCGGCTTCATGTCCGACATGACCGGGACCAAGGCGACCGCGCTGGAGGCGGCATGCCGCGCCGCCGGCCGACCCTTCCTGCGCTTCGACTATCGCGGCCACGGCCAGTCGTCCGGCCGCTTCGTCGACGGCACCATTGGCGCCTGGGCCGACGACGCGATCCTGGCGCTCGATCGCCTGACCAGCGGCCCGCAGATCCTGGTCGGGTCCAGCATGGGCGGCTGGCTGATGCTGCTGGCGGCGCTCGCCCGGCCCGGGCGGGTGGCCGGCCTAGTGGGGCTGGCGGCCGCGCCGGACTTCACCGAAGACCTGATGTGGAACGAGTTCCCCGAGCCGGTCCGGCGCACGCTACTGCGCGACGGCGTGTGGAACGAGCCCAGTGAATATGGCGACGAGCCCTACCCCATCACGCTGCGCCTGATCGAGGAGGGCCGCCGCCACCTGGTGCTGCGCGACACGCTGCCGATCGCCTGCCCGTTGCGGCTGATCCACGGGTTGCAGGACCGCGACGTGCCCTGGCAGGTGTCGCAGCGGCTGCTGGAGCATATCGACGCGACCGACGCCGCCCTGACCCTGGTGAAGGAGGGCGACCACCGCCTGTCGCGCCCGCCCGACCTGGCCCGCCTGGTCGACACGGTGACAGCCCTGGCCGACCAGGCCGCGGCCGAGCTGGCCGAGGCCGGTCAGCCGCCGGACGGGCCGGGTGCGGGCAGTGTCGCCGCGATCGCCGACAGCCCTTCGCGATAG
- a CDS encoding glycosyltransferase family 4 protein translates to MEPRLGTGLASPSAPRTVLQLLPALHVGGVERGTVDVALALRAAGWRAVVASAGGPLVAELERAGAVHVTLPLDSKNPLTIRANSRRLVEVIDRYDIDIVHARSRAPAWAGWLAARAAGRHFVTTFHGTHSHGNWAKRRYNAIMGRGERVIAISQFIAEHAYGVYGVPPERIRIIPRGIDFRRFDPHAVSGERVIQVASQWRLPDGVPVIMLPARFSRWKGHEVLIDAIARLGDRELMCVLVGATQGRDAYRTELEALIVAKGLGGRIQMVPDCRDMPAAYMLADVVVAPSTEPEAFGRVPVEAQAMGRPVIATDHGGARETVISGETGLLVPPGDAAALASAIADALDLRMEERRLLGEHAIAHVRANFDLGRMCAETLAVYAEILGIGDARQHSIAA, encoded by the coding sequence ATGGAGCCTCGGCTCGGCACCGGGCTGGCATCGCCGTCCGCGCCGCGGACCGTCCTGCAACTGCTGCCGGCCCTGCATGTGGGCGGCGTCGAGCGCGGCACCGTCGATGTCGCACTGGCCCTGCGCGCCGCCGGCTGGCGGGCGGTGGTGGCATCCGCCGGCGGCCCGCTGGTGGCGGAGCTGGAGCGCGCGGGCGCGGTGCACGTCACCCTGCCGCTCGACAGCAAGAACCCGCTCACCATCCGCGCCAACTCCCGCCGCCTGGTGGAGGTGATCGACCGCTACGACATCGACATCGTCCATGCGCGCAGCCGGGCGCCGGCCTGGGCCGGGTGGCTGGCCGCGCGCGCCGCCGGCCGGCATTTCGTCACGACGTTTCACGGCACGCACAGCCACGGCAACTGGGCCAAGCGGCGCTACAACGCCATCATGGGCCGGGGCGAGCGCGTCATCGCCATCTCGCAATTCATCGCCGAGCATGCCTATGGCGTCTACGGCGTGCCGCCCGAGCGCATCCGCATCATTCCGCGCGGCATCGACTTCCGCCGCTTCGATCCCCATGCGGTCAGCGGCGAGCGGGTGATCCAGGTGGCCAGCCAGTGGCGCCTGCCGGACGGCGTGCCGGTGATCATGCTGCCCGCCCGCTTCAGCCGCTGGAAGGGCCATGAGGTGCTGATCGACGCCATCGCCCGGCTCGGCGACCGCGAGCTGATGTGCGTCCTGGTCGGCGCCACCCAAGGGCGCGACGCCTATCGCACCGAGCTGGAGGCGCTGATCGTCGCCAAGGGGCTGGGTGGGCGCATCCAGATGGTGCCCGACTGCCGCGACATGCCGGCGGCCTATATGCTGGCCGACGTCGTGGTCGCCCCCTCGACCGAGCCGGAGGCATTCGGCCGGGTGCCGGTGGAGGCGCAGGCGATGGGCCGCCCGGTGATCGCGACCGACCATGGCGGCGCGCGCGAGACCGTGATCTCGGGCGAGACCGGGCTGCTGGTCCCCCCTGGCGATGCGGCTGCCCTGGCGTCCGCCATCGCCGACGCGCTCGACCTGCGCATGGAAGAACGCCGGCTGCTGGGCGAGCATGCGATCGCCCATGTCCGGGCCAATTTCGATCTCGGCCGGATGTGCGCCGAGACGCTGGCGGTCTATGCGGAGATCCTGGGCATCGGCGACGCCAGACAGCACAGCATCGCTGCGTGA
- a CDS encoding glycosyltransferase family 9 protein yields MTAAGAAAPVLVMKHGALGDLVQATGPMQAIRHHHPGARITLLTTRPFADFMAGCPWIDAVWVDDRPPAWNLPAVLRLGRRLRGGGFGRVYDLQTSGRSSRYLRFFGRPRPEWSGIAAGASHPHANPDRDRMHTLDRQREQLAMAGIARVPPPSLDWVADGPLPPGVPDRPFVLLVPGGSAHRPEKRWPIDRFAGLAAELAAAGIAPVVVGGGGERPLAAAIRAAAPDAVDLTGATGLADLVRLGRRAQAVVGNDTGPVHLLAVAGAPTVVLFSAASDPALCQPRGAAVRVLRESALADLGVGSVAAALAALAP; encoded by the coding sequence GTGACCGCGGCCGGGGCGGCAGCCCCTGTTCTCGTCATGAAGCATGGCGCGCTGGGCGACCTGGTCCAGGCGACCGGGCCGATGCAGGCCATCCGCCACCATCATCCGGGTGCCCGCATCACCCTGCTGACGACCCGGCCGTTCGCCGACTTCATGGCCGGCTGTCCCTGGATCGACGCCGTCTGGGTCGACGACCGGCCGCCGGCCTGGAACCTGCCGGCGGTGCTGCGGCTCGGCCGGCGGCTGCGCGGCGGCGGGTTCGGGCGGGTCTACGACCTGCAGACGTCGGGCCGGTCCAGCCGCTACCTGCGCTTCTTCGGCCGGCCGCGGCCGGAATGGTCCGGCATCGCGGCCGGTGCTTCGCACCCCCATGCCAACCCCGATCGAGACCGCATGCACACGCTGGATCGCCAGCGCGAGCAGTTGGCGATGGCGGGCATCGCCCGGGTGCCGCCGCCTAGCCTCGACTGGGTGGCCGACGGCCCGCTGCCGCCGGGCGTGCCCGACCGGCCGTTCGTCCTGCTGGTGCCGGGCGGCTCGGCCCATCGGCCCGAGAAGAGATGGCCGATCGACCGATTCGCCGGGCTTGCCGCGGAGTTGGCCGCGGCGGGCATCGCGCCGGTCGTGGTCGGCGGTGGCGGCGAGCGACCGCTGGCGGCGGCCATCCGCGCCGCTGCCCCGGATGCCGTGGACCTGACCGGGGCGACCGGCCTGGCCGACCTCGTGCGGCTCGGGCGACGGGCGCAGGCGGTCGTCGGCAACGACACCGGGCCGGTCCATCTGCTGGCCGTGGCCGGCGCGCCGACGGTGGTTCTCTTCTCGGCCGCGTCGGACCCGGCCCTGTGCCAGCCGCGCGGGGCGGCCGTCCGCGTACTGCGTGAATCGGCCCTGGCCGACCTCGGAGTCGGGTCCGTCGCCGCGGCCCTGGCGGCGCTCGCGCCATAG
- the infC gene encoding translation initiation factor IF-3, whose translation MRRAPKAGLHCHDHRRRFIARPPFEPTPSRDGPRVNNEIRVPRVRLVDERGEMVGVVTTPEAITMAEEAGLDLVEVAPNADPPVCKILDFGKFKYEEQKKKNEARKKQKIIEVKEIKLRPGIDDHDYDVKMRSMQKFIEEGDKVKVTLRFRGREMAHQDLGLQVLIRVRDDLDEVAKVEQMPRLEGRQMVMVMSPK comes from the coding sequence ATGCGGCGGGCGCCAAAGGCCGGCCTGCATTGCCATGACCACAGGAGACGATTCATAGCCAGACCCCCATTCGAGCCGACGCCGTCCCGCGACGGGCCGCGCGTCAACAACGAAATCCGCGTGCCGCGCGTGCGCCTGGTCGATGAGCGCGGTGAGATGGTCGGCGTCGTGACCACGCCCGAAGCCATCACCATGGCGGAAGAGGCAGGGCTCGACCTCGTGGAAGTGGCGCCGAACGCCGATCCACCCGTCTGCAAGATCCTCGACTTCGGCAAGTTCAAGTACGAAGAACAAAAGAAGAAGAACGAGGCGCGCAAAAAGCAGAAGATCATCGAGGTCAAGGAAATCAAGCTTCGTCCTGGCATCGACGATCACGACTACGACGTGAAGATGCGCAGCATGCAGAAGTTCATCGAGGAAGGCGACAAGGTGAAGGTCACCTTGCGGTTCCGTGGGCGCGAAATGGCGCACCAGGATCTGGGCCTCCAGGTGCTGATCCGCGTGCGCGACGACCTGGATGAAGTGGCCAAGGTCGAGCAGATGCCGCGCCTGGAAGGCCGGCAGATGGTCATGGTGATGTCGCCCAAGTGA
- the rpmI gene encoding 50S ribosomal protein L35 — protein MPKMKTKSGAKKRFRTTGTGKLVANVAHKRHRLVSKPQKMKRKARGTMILADGDARQVLKYMPYARG, from the coding sequence ATGCCCAAGATGAAGACGAAGAGCGGGGCGAAGAAACGCTTCCGCACGACCGGCACCGGCAAGCTGGTGGCCAACGTGGCGCACAAGCGCCATCGCCTGGTCAGCAAGCCGCAGAAGATGAAGCGCAAGGCGCGCGGCACCATGATCCTCGCCGACGGCGATGCGCGTCAGGTGCTGAAGTACATGCCTTACGCACGGGGGTAA
- the rplT gene encoding 50S ribosomal protein L20: MARVKRGVTAHARHKKVLDMATGYRGRAKSSFRIAIEKVEKGLQYAYRDRRNKKRDFRGLWIQRINAGAREYGMTYSQFMNGIKKAGIEVDRKVLADLAAREPTAFKALADQAQAALDQAAQAQAA, encoded by the coding sequence ATGGCCCGCGTAAAGAGGGGCGTGACCGCACACGCCCGGCACAAGAAGGTTCTCGACATGGCCACGGGTTACCGTGGTCGCGCGAAGTCGAGCTTCCGTATCGCCATCGAGAAGGTCGAGAAGGGGCTGCAATATGCCTATCGCGACCGCCGCAACAAGAAGCGCGATTTCCGCGGTCTGTGGATCCAGCGCATCAATGCCGGCGCGCGCGAATACGGCATGACCTATTCGCAGTTCATGAACGGCATCAAGAAGGCTGGGATCGAGGTCGACCGCAAGGTGCTGGCCGATCTGGCCGCGCGCGAGCCGACCGCCTTCAAGGCGCTGGCCGACCAGGCCCAGGCGGCCCTCGACCAGGCCGCCCAGGCCCAGGCTGCCTGA